A stretch of the Pan troglodytes isolate AG18354 chromosome 20, NHGRI_mPanTro3-v2.0_pri, whole genome shotgun sequence genome encodes the following:
- the YJU2 gene encoding splicing factor YJU2: MSERKVLNKYYPPDFDPSKIPKLKLPKDRQYVVRLMAPFNMRCKTCGEYIYKGKKFNARKETVQNEVYLGLPIFRFYIKCTRCLAEITFKTDPENTDYTMEHGATRNFQAEKLLEEEEKRVQKEREDEELNNPMKVLENRTKDSKLEMEVLENLQELKDLNQRQAHVDFEAMLRQHRLSEEERQRQQQEEDEQETAALLEEARKRRLLEDSDSEDEAAPSPLQPALRPNPTAILDEAPKPKRKVEVWEQSIGSLGNRPPLSRLVVVKKAKADPDCSNGQPQAAPTPGAPPNRKEANPTPLTPGASSLSQLGAYLDSDDSNGSN, from the exons ATGTCGGAGCGAAAAGTATTAAAC AAATACTACCCGCCGGACTTTGACCCATCAAAGATCCCCAAACTCAAGCTCCCCAAAGACCGGCAGTACGTGGTGCGGCTGATGGCCCCCTTCAACATGAG GTGTAAGACGTGTGGAGAATACATCTACAAGGGGAAGAAATTCAACGCTCGGAAGGAGACGGTGCAGAACGAGGTCTATCTGGGCCTGCCTATCTTCCGCTTTTACATCAAGTGCACGCGCTGCCTGGCAGAGATCACCTTCAAG ACAGACCCTGAAAACACAGACTACACCATGGAGCATGGAGCCACGCGGAATTTCCAGGCTGAGAagctcctggaggaggaggagaagagggtgCAGAAGGAGCGGGAGGACGAGGAGCTGAACAACCCCATGAAG GTGCTAGAGAACCGGACCAAGGACTCCAAGCTGGAGATGGAGGTGCTGGAGAACCTCCAGGAGCTGAAAGACCTGAACCAGCGGCAGGCGCACGTGGACTTCGAGGCTATGCTGAGGCAGCACCGCCTGTCGGAGGAGGAGcggcagaggcagcagcaggaggaggacGAGCAGGAGACCGC CGCCCTGTTGGAGGAAGCCAGAAAGCGAAGACTGCTGGAGGACTCCGACTCAGAGGATGAGGCCGCTCCCTCGCCCCTGCAGCCAGCCCTTCGGCCCAACCCCACCGCCATCCTGGACGAG GCCCCAAAGCCCAAGAGGAAGGTGGAGGTCTGGGAGCAGAGCAttggcagcctgggcaaccggcCCCCGCTGTCGAGGCTGGTCGTGGTGAAGAAGGCAAAGGCCGACCCAGACTGCAGCAACGGGCAGCCTcaggcagcccccaccccag GAGCCCCGCCAAACAGGAAGGAGGCCAACCCTACACCCCTGACGCCTGGCGCGTCCTCCCTGAGCCAGCTGGGTGCATACCTGGACAGTGACGACAGCAACGGCAGCAACTGA